CCCATACCTCATCAGGAGCTCATTCATACGCCACAACaaggtgtgtgtgagtgtgtgtgtttttactttttttttcttcctcgtccGAAACTGCAGTCTAAATTGGATGTACCTTCTGTCGAAACGATGGAGTTGACACGAATTGACAAAGTGCGCACCAGACAAAGGTACGCAAAGCGAAAGGTGTGGTTGCATCACGGGTAGCTCGCCGTACCACTATTGCCAACGTAAGCCAGCCGAAGTGGACAGTAGTTGGTGGTCAGTTACCAAGTGTCATCACCCGGGTACGAGCATGATATTGCCACCGATGACAAAGGGTTCATGCAGCTATTCCGCTTTCCCGGTGAGCAAGAACAATATCTCATCGTGGTGGTTTCACGATTGAAGCCATGCACATATAGTTTTTCTACCTTTACCAGCAAACGTCCGAAACACCCTTTTTAGCAGGAAAGATAGTTCAACTTCTTTTCCAACCCCCAATCATCCGTACCGAGCGTATCATGATGCCGTGTGCTGCAGGCTTAACATCctcaccaaaaacaacacGGCTCTATTGATCGTGATTATGATGGAGTGCGAATTCAATTTTGACAGCACTCGGATGCACCTGTGCACCATGAGCAAACAGCGTTCCCGGTGCGACCCCAGGGTTTGATGATTgtgaaaatacaattttcctGATTCTCGCCCGGTGGAAGCGGGATGCTTCACGTGGCAAAGTCATGCACCTGCCAGGTACAATGGCGAATCGATTGCCACTCGAACGAACCGTACGTACCGGGGTTTCATCCAACGTACTGGTGACGGTAGAACCCTCCAAACGCAAGCGTTCGGCGAAACTAAAAACTCACGGCAATAGCATGACAACGGTGTCGCGTCGTAACACTCGTACCTGGTTGTACCGGAAAATGGGAGGCTTGCTTGCCGAGGCAGTGTTTTCCAGGCCCTTTCCGGATGATGAGGTAGAATGCAATATTCCTGCTCGAGATCACAGCCTACACCCAGCAGGATAACGACTGTGATGGAATAAAACAGGCACCATCCTCACTTCACGGGTATGATGACGGTGGAATTTGTCTTGCCCATGATGCGAACGTTTTGAGCAACACGTTTGCCGCTGCTTGCGTTCACCTTCGCCAGAAATGGAGGAGAAATGATTCATGCCCGAGCAAGACAGCTTGCTGACGGGCAATCGATCAACAAGCGACTGATGAAACACGGGCTATGTTTGTTTCGTCAGCCGGCGGTGCTTAAGCTTTCCAGTCGTCAATACCGGAATGATTTCGGgtaagctttctgaacgacaCTCAGCCCTCGTAAACTGGAAGCCCACTGGTTTACGGTGTTGCTCTCTCGTTCGTATCACGGACATGATTACGCTGGTCGGAAATAAACCTTGGACTACCCCCGGCGATAAGAACCCCTAGCAAGACAATCGGCCGGGAGGATTAGGCACTTGGCAGTGCGACCCGGGACAATGCTGACCTATCGTCCATTATCAaaccgctgcagcagctgtaGACAGTCGTCCGGTAAGGTTAAAACCTAAAGACCTCTAGTTTAATTTCTTCAGTCAACAGCGCAATTGCCCGCGTACAAAACATTCCCTAGAATACATGCAAAGCGGAACATTCTACGCGGCGTTGGACGCTCCACAACAAAACCTCGTGATGGGCACCGCTCTAACGCACACCAGCGTCAACCGGTACGGTCAACGAACAACTGGTACAGTCCAGAAGTGACTGTAACAACAACGCTAGACTACCGTCATGTGGAGATGTAATCTCTTCGCTAACATCGGCAAATCGGCCATCCACTGTGCAGTCAATCGGCCGATCGTTAGCAACAGGCAACGCTGTACACAATCCGATCTGTTTACGTGTttgatttccgtttcgattctGTGCTCAGTAAAGTCGTCGGCAGGCAAGTCTTGGACTGTTAGTAGTGCAACGCCGCAGTCTCGCGCGGGCGATGTTTTGTGAAGAATCCGGCTAATAATAGTGACAGTTGACCAAGCGGAACAATGGACGACAGCTCAAGAGGACATcagatgttgctgctgctattacTTGCATCCTTGTTTGGAAGAAATACCGGCGCAGTGGCACCGCTTCCGCAACAGTTGGAACAAATATCGCTGCAGGAACGCATCACGGCGCTTGAGAATAGGTATGAAGACGAACGAGATTCACAAGAATTTGAACGCATTCAACGTGATATCCTATATCGCACAACAGAATCACACTCCGGGATGAGGAACTCGCCAAAATGCTTCAGCTGATGCTTGCCAATCAGAAAGAAATTCTCAGACAGCTCCAGCAGCATCCATGCACCCAAACGTCCTACGCAACGGACGGCACTCAACAACCGCGAACTGCACCCTTCACCAACAAGATCGACTTCGGGTTTTCGTTCACGCCCGGTAACGCTTCGGTAAAATCTGCCGCCTTCCAGGAAGTGCTCAACTCCGAAAGCTATCCACGCAGCTGTCGCGAAATCGAGGACGGTATGTCGGGCGAGGAGACTATCTACCCGAACGCCAAGCTGTCCGCACCGGGTGAACCGCTCGAGGTGTACTGCGACCAGGACTTCGAAGGTGGTGGATGGATCGTGATACAGAACCGGTTCGACGGGTTCGTCAACTTCAACCGCAGCTGGGAGAAGTACCGGGACGGGTTCGGTGATATCGGCACGGAGTACTGGCTCGGGTTGGACAAGATCCATCGGCTAACGGTCGCAGCACCGCATGAGATCGCGTTCGTCGCCGAGTCGTTCCGCGGTGAACGTCGGTCGGCCCGGTACAGCCTGTTCGAGATCGGTGGCGAAACGGACCGGTACCGGTTGCAGAAGCTAGGCGTCTACACCGGCACCCTCGGGGACGAGTTTACCTACAACAAGGGTATGGAGTTTTCGACGTACGATCAGGACCACGACCAGTACGCGGACGTCAACTGTGCGCTCCGGACTGCGTCTGGTTGGTGGCATCGGAGCTGCACCCGCATCAATCTGAACGGCATGTACGGCAATGAGTCGGGCGTACGGTTCGCCTACTGGCTAGACTGGCTCCATCTGCAGGGATTGAAGCGAACCCGCATCATGATCCGGAGATTACTAATGTCCAGCGCATACTCCGGCCGATAAAGGCGTGTAAGTACCAATGTAAGCATAGTTATAACATTTCACTACGTTGTATAGGAATagctttagcaaaaaaaagcagtacaCAGTCGACATAAATCCACATAAAGaccaaataaaaattgaaagaaagtGCAGTAAATAGGACGTCACTGTCGAGAGCCTTCATTAGtagccgggattgggtaagtTGTTAACCTTATTTACTGgttccaaaaataaacacagcaTTAGCAGATGTCACGACCCAACCAACTCGGTACCGCAATCAATCTTTACatcacaacaaacaacttGAACGTGAAAGAGCTATCGCCAACTGCCTCTCCAGCGATCCAGCCGGGATGCTCTGTAAAATCCCCAACTTCAGTACCTTCGTATATCCGCGGCACATCGCACATCCGGACACGGTTGCGAAATTATAGTTAGCGGCTGACaggaacacacaaaacaacgcaTTAATCCAGTGCCGTGCTAGTGTTTCGTGGCGATCTCGTGGGAACTATTGGTACGGATTTTGCTTTTAACTTTCCACCACGCTCACACAACCTCGTTGCTTACCCCTGGAGCCGAGCGGTGCGAGTGCAAAACCGCGTAATAGCTGGCGCGCAAAAATAGAGCTGTCATATTTGTTATGCTCCAATTATTTTGCCGTGCACATTGATATTTCGCATGCTGTGTGCTTCCAATCCGGACCCAGTGTGCGTGCACGtatgagtgtatgtgtgtgtttgtttggtaaacTATAAAGCGATAGACCGCGGAGTTGTGACGCTGCTCTGTTCCCATTTGTTTCAAGTGTTCCTGTCAAGTCGCCGCTTCCGCACACCGGAGAAACTTTAAGCCTTTAAGCTACGTGCCCAatcgtgtacgtgtgtttagCGGTATATGTGCGTTTAAATGCTACCGTGTACATCAGAATCAagagaagggaagaaaaaaaagcatcagcTCCACAGTAACACATGTGCAACAAACTTGTTGAACGATTTAGTGCGGCAAGGGTAGCGTCTCctgagtagaaaaaaaactttgaatcCAATGATGAGAGTTGTGAGCAGCATGTGTTAGCTTGCGCTCACAGACACACACcgtaaaatacacaaacatcGAAAGAACTTTTAGATATTTTATATTACCTTAAGCAGCCAGCAGCATTCGGAATTAGAACTGCGAAAGATTCGTGAACAACCTTCGCCGAAGCCGCCACCAAAACGTGCATATAGTGACGCTCGTTAAACCCCTCTTAATACAGTCAGCACACATCCCTCGCAAGCGTTGTGCTGTAAATCCAACCATAAGCACTCCTATTGCATATTATTACAATTAGTACCACCAGATTCACTTCAACATCGCTCGCTGCCAGCGCTCGCTGCGGATGATGTACTGTTTACAACACGCTCAGGCGCAGTGTTTGCAGAAGGCTCGCCCGCGTGCAAATGACTTcatgcaaaattaattttcattgtaattggaaattttattaaaacacaaacatacccCCTTTTTACCCGTACGCCCCAATACCCGCGCTAGCGCGCCTGCTCACCTGAACTAAGGAAGCGCCCTGCGATAGCCGGGGCCACCCGTAACAGTGCAAAACGGCGCTTgacgtttctgttttgtttgctctcgcTTCTTGGGTGGTTGGGcgaatgttttgcttgttaaCATTCCGGGAAGGGCGTGAACGGTGGGATGTGGTTTCGTGTTTGTGCAATGGTTTGAAGAGCTTCGTCCAATTCTTGCTCTCTCCAGGTCGTTTCGCCGCTTCCTCCCTTGCAGCGTGCGAGGGGGTGATAGGGCAGACACAAAGATCGaaatgtaaaatgcaaatgcacaaAAGCCATTCTCCGCACATCTCCGTGCTGGATGCGAATGTTACATTGTGTAGATAAAGCCTATACATTCCTCGGTCTCGGCGTTCGCTTGGAACTCTTCTTTCGCGTCTCTCGTTCATTCGCCCGCCTATAGTGCTGCAGAAGAATAAATGAAAGCGAACGATGTAATTCTTGGTGAGgctccgtgtgtgtgtgctcgaAAGCACACGGCAAAGAGGCGTCCAAATAAAGGCAAGACAGTACCGTGCTCGAAACCTTCTGTGCTTCAGTGGTGGTACGGACAGGAAACCAGCAAAAGCCGCCCGATGTCCTGCTGTGTTCGCTTAGTATCCCACCACGATGCATGGCCCCAAACGCTTCCCAGTGCGCAAACGGCGTTGATAATTACAACAAAAGGGCCTCTGGAGTACCCCCAAGACGAGCAAGACACCACCGGGCGATTTAACGAACGGGATGTGACAAAAGATTTGTATGGTGACGAGATGCGAAACATCATTGCTGATAATTGAAACCAATCCCATTGTCACTTGGTGTTCACACGAGAAAATGCAAGACCCGCTCGGGTGACTTGTGCTGCATGTCATCCGAAAATGTATCTGATCTGGTTTGCTCACCGAGCAGAACACTTTACGCCACCTCTCCGCTCCACACCCACGATATTCGCTAATTCGCTCACAATAAATCAccacaacaaacgcaaaacggCCAGCCACTGACACTGACACGTGTTGTTACCGACAGTACAGCCCATGGACGCTTTTAGAAGAACGGTACCGGCAGGATGCAGGACGAACATCTATTTGCTCTCCCACCGAAAGCTAATTATTTCTCATCGACGGGTAAGTTTCTTGGTCGCACGCACACCCTTCTTCCCAGAAGAGACCAAATTCCTCCTGGACACCCTACTTAGGCTCTTCTACATACGCACCTAAACCTCATGcgtaagcaacaaaaaccgcACGAATCAATCGATTGATGGCTGAAGATTTATTTCGCACTTTCTCACCCCACCCATTTCGTCCACCAGGGCCGACAACAATGATGCCTAGCGACCCTCAACCGTTCCGTCACGAGAGAGGATATTTGACCCCCCCCAAAGCAGCACACACGCACTTCCAAAATAGTCCAAAATAGGGCGAGATCGGGTAGCATATCGATCGAGTTTGATTGCCGAAAGGCGAAGTTACCGCCAATTTCATGGGGGGAAGCCGAGCCGGAGGCAAAGCGCTTGAGATATTGATAGACTAATGAGGTTGATAATCTTGACACGGCACGCACGTCAACTGCAAACAGAGTACCACCGAAACTCTCCTAAACTTACGGCGGTTCCCTCGTTAAGTGGAAAATTACTCAACCAGTTATAGCGAACAAATATGTATCGATCTTTTATTGTCTAATGCTTCAGCTATTTCCGATTCTGTTACACTAGTACGATAAAGCGAtagtgatgggaaaagttCCACGAAAAAACAGCGGAGCAAATCCGTTCACTCTTTGAAACGAACGGAACCGCTCCAACCGGTTTTTTGCTGACAGCGGATTAAGCCTATTGGCCTGTGGGAGGAAACACACGAAGATAAACTTAATAACAAAAGTGCTGAAAATCAGTATAATAGTTTAAAGGAGCGATATTGGAGCGTTATTCCAAAGAGCGATATTTAGAGCGTCGTTCAAAGGAGCGATATTTGGAGCGGTTTCGAAAAGTAGTTGTGAAGCGAATTTCGCGAATCAAAATTGCATCCATTTGGGCGAAATTAAGAAGTTTAGATATACATTTTTCCAGAATTAAACCTTAAGCTCTTTCTAACACGACTCAACTATAAATCAGTCTCAAACTAAACTCCTACCCGTGCTTAATCCCACTTTCCGCCTTCCGAACGATCACGAAACAATGCTGAAATGCACACAACGCTTCAGGCGTGTTAATAAGCGTTGAAACTTTGAACAAAACCTTCCCCAAACCATCACCTCGGTAAATAGGGGTAAATGGATGCATCGATCGCTCGCTTCGTGTTGTGCCCGGCTGTATGCGATTAAACATTTGTGTCTTGATACGTACACCTGCTGATACGTACGCCCTGTTTTGCTTTGGCACGTGCTCAACGAGGTGTTGAGGCTTTGTGCATCCTTCATCTATTATGCGTAGGATAACCGGTGAGCACCGGCTAGTGGAGTATGCAGTGTAGCTGGCGGCCGGGGGAAAAGATAAACGAGAGGTCAAGCAACAGTAGAACAGTGGATGGGGATGTGGTGGACCGGTTGACCGACCGGGTTGGGGGAAGCGGAATCGGATGCACAACCAATACGCAGTTAATaggaaattaaatatttatctgCACGAAAACGAAATGGATCCAATTTATTGGATTCATACACTTCGTCTCCTAGTCTACCATTCTTCCCTTAGATGATCCTTCCTTTCCTTATCACCGCCATACCATTTGCCTTTCGATGTGATTACGCGTACAGTGTGTTGCTGTATAGTAATGTTGCATACATTATTCAAATCTAAATGAGTAAACAAAATATACAGAACTCCATTTTCCCTTCCGTCAATGTAAACTGACCAAATAAACGCAGCATAATATTCGATTGATTCTGTTCTACTATTATGGCACCCACTGTACCCACCCCGTTCATTCAatttggaggaaaaaaatcgcTTATATTGTGGGGACATTTTCGGTTCCATTCCCGCAAACACAAAGCAATGTTAGGAAGCTTCCCTTTATCGCCCAATCTCCCATCTACGTCCCCCCACCTTCAACCCTTCCCCCAGCAGCTCCCCGTCGGATCTTTATCAGCATCATCAAAAGGATAGTTAATTGCATTGAGTCCGAGGCCAAACGAGGCCCTGTCGAAGCTCGTCATCTCCACCGCtcactcgttttttttccccccggtcAAGTATTGGGGAGATAATTCCATTTGCAGCCCCAAAACACCCCGTCATCCCTACCCACCAGACATCCCACCGCTGGTAGGAGAAAGTGACGCGAATCTGAAATCGGGAAATGGGATCGACATAAATAATGTTGACCCAGCGGCGAACGCAACGGAACGACCTTCCAAAGTGGAAGTAGGGTGAGGGAGTCCAGGATTGCGGGAAAGTAgggaaaggagagaaaaatggCGTACCCCGGGGATCCGGCGTGCGAACGTGTtgggtgttttggttggtttgcctTCTCTCCACTAACTGCGACGTCATTCACCCCCCTTGTGAACTGTCtccggtattttttttgtatgccctgaaaaaaaaaccagaacagACAGAACCAACTCACCAACAGTCTTgaaaaacagtaaaatgaaacctaaaaaaaataacaacagccCCGGAGGGGTTTCGGTCGGGAGGGATACCACCCAGAACACTATATCAAGGTGCAGAAGTGGATGTCGTATATGTAAATAACTTTTTCTCGCCTCATAAATAAGTCTTCCGTTCTGCCTACTCCTCGTCCTTCCCTTCCTACTTCCCTCCCACCGCCACCTCCTCAAATGGACGACATAAAAGCTTGGCTTTTGATTCGATCGGTTCGGGCACTTTTTCCCTGTCAaccagtgtttgtttttttgttcttctcttTTTCGGCAGACACGCgggaaaaggaggaaaaaaacccctgcccGTTGGTCAAACTGCGCCGAGTACTACGTGCAAGGGAGGGAGGGTGctaaaaacgcacacagcaAATAGTGGGGAAGAAATGCTTTTCCCGAACCGAAAACAAATTACCCTCACGGAACGGGCCCACGCGCCCATGGAAAACCATAACGGCCCCTCCAAATCGAACGAATGATGACGATCGGAAAGCCTATAAAAGGATAGGTGGATGCGGGGAGAAGGGTGGATGGGAGGTTGAGGAGCGCGGGATTGGAAGGGGGACGGTGGGTTGGGAAATGACTCCCAGCGAATACTGCTGCATTGGAACTTGAGAATATCGAGTGTTTTTGGGGACACACCTCGAACGATTTTCTGTGGCACCCTTATCGATGGTAATTTTTCAATCGCAATCGCCGGCAGCTGATAAATAGACACTCGCCTTCTCGACGGGGTGCGTGCGTTCTTACAAATGGACATAGTGAAGTGTGCCTGGAGAGGAGGTCCCAAGTTTTATCGCCGTTTGACGAGAGATCAATAAACGAACGAGTCTTAGTGCCATATTTTGGAAATGTGGCTTGATTGTCTTCAAAATTCTTCAATAATATGGCACTATTTATTAGACTTTAGACAATAACTAACCCGTAACTAATGCTAACTGGGCGTTTTTGCAGCGTCGTATGTTGACGATCTGGTTTTGCAGCTGCCGCCTTGCTTCCAACCTTCCATTTTAACACCAATAGAAATCACTAAGCAAAAACCACTCCCTCCCATATGCGACCGACCCTAATGCAATCATCAGCCTGTAATTGGAACCGGACGATCATTGCGGTCTGTCACATCTCTACCCTTTCgcacccttttttttatcgtgcAGGCTTGCCACGTTTGTCTTCTTCCACACTGCAAAGCATCCTTGCTTGCCACTTCTAGCACCCATCACCCCCTCACCTGCATCCCACACACTTCCACATACCGATTGCACAGTGCTCGTTTCGTTTAACGCTAGCGCAGTTAATTTGCACCATCGTTTAGGTGAAACGAAGCGGCAAAACATGATGCGAAATCTTGATTTGATTTCCCTCCTCCTCCacgccccccctccccctttctcTCTGCACCCGTCCTGTTAGTGTATGTGTATTTGTATCACTGCTCCCCTTCTTATCGCATCACTTCCCGTATTTAACCGACCACATCTACCGTAAGGGTGTTTGTTTCAGCAAAGGAAAGCGAGATAAAAAAGCGTCACAGAGACGAGCCCTTTTTATCTCTGGGGTGGTATGAGGGGGTGTGAGCAAATGCAAACCCAGACCCAGACAATCGGGTTCATTCCTCCGTAAGAGAATGATGCGGATTATCCTTCAATGGTGGTACCAGTGAAGGagcgttttattttagtttttgttgttgtctttctttcttcttcttttttctcttcttcttctttttcttcttcttcattttccttctACGCTACAATTACGCAGGTTAGCAGTAATAGCTTAATGTGTCCTACTATTGGTTGAAATgattatgtatgtgtgtgtgtgtgtgtgtgtgtgtgtgactttAGGCtgtgtttacatttcatttcccccttgccaaaaaggaaacatccCGAGCTGCGGCACCGTGGCACGAACAAGCGGAAGTGTGGGCCCTATTTACCGAGTCCATTTCCGGGTCAATTTAGTCAGCCAAATGGTCGACCGGTCAACGCTGACCGAAATGGCGATGGAATTGGTTGAGATTAGCTGTCCTTTCGGTCGTTTTCCATTCCGTAAGCTACCGTTACCGAACACACCAGCATCCAGCAAATGTCAAGGTGATGGTCAGATACGGGGCAtacccacgcacacatacgcgACCCTCAGTTATCATGGTAGAAAATTGTGCAGCAAATCGTACAACGAGGGCCAAATTATATGACAAAGAAGCGGCagcaaaatcaataaactacACAGGTTGAAGTAGCGTAGAAAAGGAAGGATgcgaaagaaggaaagaaacaaaacccgtTCCAGGATATCTACAGGATAACCCTTTTACAAGTTATTCCTGTCGTCTAACCTTATACTGTTCATGTCTTCTTGATCCTTTCTTGCtattaaattgttcaaaacGTTCCAGTTACGAGACGTCactggaaaaatatttttcaagaCGACCAACAACTCCCGTTTTCGTTCCATTGCCTGCCCTACATAACAATCCCTTGCATGCTTCTTCTTTGTTCCTCTTTACAGTACACACCCAGCTGATTACTAGCGAACGAGGAAGAACACCCTATCAATGTGAGGTAAGAAGTCGTAATCCTCTTAGCGTCGCTCGCGAAAAGTTAAAATCGATAACATCCCCACCGACCGATAGCGTTCACCCCATGATGAAGGCAGTCTTCACCTGATCATGCAAACCAAGCACCGTACAGCATTCGtg
This sequence is a window from Anopheles marshallii chromosome X, idAnoMarsDA_429_01, whole genome shotgun sequence. Protein-coding genes within it:
- the LOC128710360 gene encoding microfibril-associated glycoprotein 4-like; this translates as MDDSSRGHQMLLLLLLASLFGRNTGAVAPLPQQLEQISLQERITALENRITLRDEELAKMLQLMLANQKEILRQLQQHPCTQTSYATDGTQQPRTAPFTNKIDFGFSFTPGNASVKSAAFQEVLNSESYPRSCREIEDGMSGEETIYPNAKLSAPGEPLEVYCDQDFEGGGWIVIQNRFDGFVNFNRSWEKYRDGFGDIGTEYWLGLDKIHRLTVAAPHEIAFVAESFRGERRSARYSLFEIGGETDRYRLQKLGVYTGTLGDEFTYNKGMEFSTYDQDHDQYADVNCALRTASGWWHRSCTRINLNGMYGNESGVRFAYWLDWLHLQGLKRTRIMIRRLLMSSAYSGR